A region of Carassius auratus strain Wakin chromosome 23, ASM336829v1, whole genome shotgun sequence DNA encodes the following proteins:
- the LOC113041073 gene encoding uncharacterized protein LOC113041073, translating into MISDLPKVLILGAIAAASAFVVTILIVLVCVGCQRKSKSKHGQTNGGAQRKETVSAKKAALRQSKLNSMSKSDTRLHDMHRLPCNANGAPKSRPASMDLLLLHTRRSNSDLRPSPGRQLPRVHNKNENEEREHTYSEVCRRSSPTFLPPDDGLYESVGIKGAGPDKAAPPAAPVSSSNNTPTQRHAHSPVLDGNGRGGSRGVVNGVSQDEVTAEYASIRKVKKLERGRREEVLEDGEREHQSMSSSESSSSTLPRKTVEPFHLPNFPKEAVFMGNGEQYIWKPPEEDEMMVPGAPQLENGHSHPTAVEISDMYSTVCKTLKRKHQQGQSQEDSRPVASGVSQAMDGGDAGWPSAGAAGEESWGRSAPQEEPCYEPVGEKTWPRGLAQESDPAYATIDSHRKREKLASNTLKPRKKPVQVPGRAMTCENFYETIGDVKQGANAASTTTIFTFNDGMEMYVTGL; encoded by the exons ATGATTTCAGATCTCCCCAAGGTGCTGATACTGGGGGCCATCGCCGCCGCCTCTGCCTTTGTGGTCACCATCCTTATCGTCTTGGTGTGTGTGGGGTGTCAGAG AAAAAGCAAGAGCAAGCATGGCCAAACCAACGGAGGGGCTCAGAGAAAAGAAACCGTTAGTGCAAAAAAA gcTGCTCTGCGTCAGTCCAAGCTGAACTCAATGAGTAAATCTGACACCCGCCTGCATGACATGCACAGGCTGCCCTGCAACGCCAATg GCGCCCCCAAGAGCCGGCCGGCCAGCATGGACCTTCTTCTCCTGCATACCCGCCGCTCCAATTCTGACCTCCGTCCCAGCCCAGGCCGCCAGCTGCCTCGTGTTCACAACAAAAATGAGAATGAGGAACGTGAGCACACCTACTCTGAAGTCTGCCGCCGCTCCTCTCCCACATTCCTCCCTCCAGATGACGGCCTGTACGAGAGTGTTGGGATCAAAGGGGCGGGGCCTGATAAAGCTGCCCCACCTGCTGCCCCAGTCTCGTCATCAAACAACACGCCCACTCAGCGCCATGCACACAGCCCGGTGCTCGATGGGAACGGCCGGGGTGGAAGCAGAGGAGTCGTGAACGGCGTGAGTCAAGACGAAGTGACGGCGGAGTACGCCTCCATACGGAAGGTGAAGAAGCTGGAGCGCGGCAGGAGGGAGGAAGTGCTGGAGGATGGAGAAAGAGAGCACCAGAGCATGTCCAGCAGCGAGTCCTCCAGCAGCACCTTGCCTAGGAAAACAGTGGAACCGTTCCACCTACCCAATTTCCCAAAG GAGGCGGTCTTCATGGGCAACGGAGAGCAGTACATTTGGAAACCACCAGAAGAGGACGAGATGATGGTGCCAGGGGCTCCTCAGCTGGAGAACGGACACAGCCATCCCACCGCCGTGGAG ATCTCTGACATGTACTCTACCGTTTGTAAGACCCTGAAGAGGAAACACCAGCAGGGTCAAAGCCAGGAGGACAGCAGGCCGGTGGCCTCTGGTGTGTCCCAAGCGATGGACGGGGGCGATGCGGGATGGCCTTCCGCCGGTGCTGCAGGGGAGGAGTCGTGGGGGAGGAGTGCCCCCCAGGAGGAGCCCTGCTACGAGCCTGTAGGCGAAAAGACGTGGCCCCGGGGCCTGGCGCAAGAGTCAGACCCGGCCTACGCCACCATCGACTCCCATCGGAAACGGGAGAAGCTGGCCAGCAACACGCTGAAGCCTAGAAAGAAACCCGTCCAGGTTCCAGGCAGAGCCATGACCTGCGAAAACTTTTACGAGACTATCGGCGACGTGAAGCAGGGCGCAAACGCAGCGAGCACCACCACTATTTTTACCTTTAACGACGGCATGGAAATGTACGTTACGGGGCTATAA